The following are encoded in a window of Limibacter armeniacum genomic DNA:
- a CDS encoding pyruvate carboxylase: MNLTQLKQLDKLLIANRGEIAIRIMRAASEIGVRTVALYTHEDRYSVHRFKADEAYQIGEEDTALKPYLDIEEIIALAKREKVDAIHPGYGFLSENVTFATRCREEGIIFVGPEPEVMQHLGDKVEAKKVARAAEVPVIEDSQVSLTDFETANSEAQRIGFPVILKAAAGGGGRGMRVIRSASQLQQALSEAKSEAAKAFGDDTIFMEKFIENPKHIEVQILADSHGNMVHLYERDCSLQRRFQKVVEVAPSASLKQETRDKLYAYALKICKQVNYNNAGTVEFLVDEDQQVYFIEVNPRVQVEHTITEEVTGIDIVRTQLLVAKGHRLSDEIIDITGQDRIKCQGFALQCRITTEDPENNFRPDFGRILEYRNAGGYGIRLDEGNVYPGVKVSPYFDSMLVKISARGENLPKASDRMLRTLKEFRVRGVKTNIGFLQNVISHPIFREGKATVKFIEEHLELFKMPRIFDSATKTLRYLSDVIVNGNPDVKFIDKSKQFRSPKVPLFDKQAPYPKGTKQLLDEMGAERFAKMIKDDPKIHYTDTTFRDGHQSLLATRVRTLDMLAVAESFAKHHPETFSMEVWGGATFDVCLRFLKENPWERLQLVREAVPNILLQMLLRGSNGVGYKAYPDNLIEKFIEKSWETGIDVFRIFDSLNWVEAMKVSIRTIRERTNAIAEAAICYTGDILNPDNSKYTLQYYLDLARQLEDEGAHMLAIKDMAGLLKPYAAEKLVTELKKAVDLPIHLHTHDTSSVQSASYLKAIEAGVDIVDLSLGAMSGLTSQPNFNSVVAFMEGHERERKVNLKSLNQFSNYWEDVREYYYPFESGLKAGTAEVYEHEIPGGQYSNLRPQARGLGLEDQFETIKHNYAEANKLFGDIVKVTPSSKVVGDFAMFMTSNKLTPEDVLKKGNSLAFPDSVKSLFRGELGQPHGGFPVNLQQMVLKGEQPFTDRPNKHLEPIDFDKEFDEFREKFGEHYTFLDFLSYQLYPKVFAEYKSHRDVFGNVAHLPTLAFFYGMQPGEEIQFQLKKGKTIIIKLLYVTKPNEDGMRQVAFTLNGKNRQIWVKDQSVIPDKPQHRKADADKETEVGAPLQGKLSDILVKVGQKVALNSPLFVIEAMKMESTITSVAEGTVKEIVLQAGEIVEQNDLVIIVE, from the coding sequence ATGAACTTAACTCAACTCAAGCAGCTTGACAAACTGCTAATTGCTAACCGTGGGGAAATTGCTATTCGAATTATGCGGGCTGCTTCAGAAATTGGTGTTAGGACAGTTGCGCTCTACACACATGAAGACCGCTATTCTGTTCATCGATTTAAAGCTGATGAAGCCTACCAGATTGGGGAGGAGGATACAGCACTCAAACCTTATCTGGATATCGAAGAAATTATTGCTTTAGCGAAAAGGGAAAAAGTGGATGCTATTCATCCCGGATACGGCTTCCTTTCTGAAAATGTAACTTTCGCAACCAGATGTAGGGAAGAGGGGATCATATTTGTTGGGCCTGAACCAGAGGTAATGCAGCACCTTGGTGATAAGGTGGAAGCTAAAAAAGTGGCCCGAGCGGCAGAGGTACCTGTTATTGAAGACAGTCAGGTTAGTTTGACAGATTTTGAAACGGCTAACAGTGAAGCCCAAAGGATCGGTTTTCCTGTTATCCTAAAGGCTGCTGCTGGTGGTGGTGGTAGGGGAATGCGTGTCATCCGAAGTGCGTCACAATTGCAACAGGCATTGTCTGAAGCCAAAAGTGAAGCTGCCAAGGCGTTTGGAGATGATACGATCTTTATGGAGAAGTTCATTGAAAATCCCAAACATATTGAGGTACAGATTCTGGCTGACTCTCATGGTAATATGGTTCACTTGTATGAGCGAGACTGTTCACTCCAGCGTAGGTTCCAGAAAGTGGTGGAAGTAGCACCATCTGCTTCACTGAAACAGGAGACGAGAGATAAGCTATATGCCTATGCACTCAAGATTTGTAAGCAGGTTAATTATAACAATGCAGGTACAGTCGAATTTCTGGTAGATGAAGATCAGCAGGTTTACTTTATAGAGGTAAATCCAAGGGTACAGGTGGAGCATACCATTACAGAGGAAGTAACGGGTATTGATATTGTAAGAACCCAATTGCTGGTCGCAAAGGGACACCGACTATCTGATGAAATCATTGACATTACAGGTCAGGACCGTATTAAGTGTCAGGGTTTTGCCTTACAGTGTAGAATCACAACAGAAGACCCTGAGAATAATTTCCGTCCGGATTTTGGTCGCATTCTGGAATATAGGAATGCAGGAGGTTATGGTATTCGATTGGATGAGGGGAATGTATATCCAGGAGTGAAAGTGTCTCCTTACTTTGACTCTATGCTGGTAAAGATTTCGGCACGTGGAGAAAACCTACCAAAGGCAAGTGACCGAATGTTACGGACATTGAAAGAGTTTAGGGTGAGAGGTGTAAAGACCAACATAGGTTTTCTTCAGAATGTAATCTCACATCCAATTTTTAGGGAAGGAAAAGCAACAGTCAAATTTATTGAAGAGCATTTGGAGCTTTTCAAGATGCCTCGCATTTTTGACAGTGCGACTAAGACACTACGCTACCTTTCAGATGTTATTGTCAATGGAAACCCTGATGTTAAATTTATTGACAAGAGTAAGCAGTTCCGTTCACCAAAAGTACCTTTGTTTGATAAACAGGCACCATATCCAAAAGGGACGAAACAGCTTTTGGATGAAATGGGAGCTGAGCGTTTTGCTAAAATGATCAAGGATGACCCTAAGATCCACTATACTGATACCACTTTCAGGGATGGACATCAATCGCTTTTGGCTACGCGTGTCAGAACCTTGGATATGCTTGCAGTAGCGGAGAGTTTTGCCAAACATCACCCTGAAACATTTTCAATGGAGGTATGGGGAGGAGCAACCTTTGATGTGTGTTTGCGCTTTCTGAAAGAGAACCCTTGGGAACGACTGCAACTTGTTAGGGAAGCAGTGCCGAATATTTTGCTTCAGATGTTATTGAGGGGCTCTAACGGAGTTGGGTATAAGGCTTACCCTGATAACCTAATAGAGAAATTTATTGAGAAATCATGGGAGACAGGAATCGATGTGTTCCGCATCTTTGATTCACTCAACTGGGTAGAGGCAATGAAAGTCAGTATTCGCACCATTAGGGAGCGAACCAATGCCATTGCGGAAGCGGCAATCTGTTATACAGGTGATATACTGAATCCTGATAACTCAAAATATACGCTTCAGTATTATCTGGATTTGGCTAGACAGCTAGAAGATGAAGGAGCCCATATGCTGGCAATCAAGGATATGGCAGGGTTACTCAAACCATATGCAGCTGAAAAACTGGTTACAGAGCTAAAGAAAGCTGTAGATTTACCGATTCATCTTCATACGCATGATACTTCTTCTGTACAGTCAGCTTCTTACCTGAAAGCAATTGAGGCAGGTGTAGACATTGTAGACTTGTCTTTGGGAGCTATGTCAGGCTTGACTTCACAACCGAATTTTAACTCGGTAGTGGCCTTTATGGAAGGACATGAGCGGGAAAGAAAAGTAAACTTGAAGTCTCTAAACCAGTTCTCTAATTACTGGGAAGATGTCAGGGAGTATTATTACCCATTTGAGTCTGGGCTTAAAGCAGGTACTGCAGAAGTATATGAACATGAAATTCCAGGAGGTCAATATTCTAACTTAAGACCACAGGCGCGAGGTTTGGGCTTGGAAGACCAGTTTGAGACCATCAAGCATAATTATGCTGAAGCCAATAAACTGTTTGGTGATATTGTAAAAGTAACGCCAAGTTCTAAAGTTGTGGGAGACTTTGCCATGTTTATGACTTCTAATAAGCTGACACCCGAAGATGTTTTGAAGAAAGGAAACTCATTGGCTTTCCCCGATTCAGTGAAAAGCCTTTTCAGAGGTGAATTGGGACAGCCTCACGGAGGTTTTCCAGTTAATTTGCAACAGATGGTATTAAAAGGTGAACAGCCATTTACAGACCGTCCTAACAAGCATCTTGAACCGATTGACTTTGATAAGGAGTTTGATGAGTTCAGGGAGAAGTTTGGCGAGCATTATACGTTCCTTGATTTCCTTTCCTATCAGTTGTACCCTAAAGTTTTTGCGGAGTACAAGAGCCATAGGGATGTTTTTGGGAATGTGGCGCATTTGCCAACGCTTGCATTCTTCTATGGGATGCAACCTGGAGAAGAAATTCAGTTCCAGTTGAAAAAAGGTAAAACAATTATCATCAAGCTACTGTATGTGACTAAGCCGAATGAAGATGGTATGAGGCAAGTTGCTTTTACCTTGAATGGTAAGAACAGACAGATTTGGGTTAAAGATCAGTCTGTAATTCCTGACAAACCCCAACATCGTAAGGCGGATGCTGACAAGGAAACTGAAGTAGGAGCACCACTGCAAGGTAAACTCTCAGATATTTTGGTGAAGGTAGGGCAAAAAGTAGCACTAAACTCACCACTGTTTGTAATCGAAGCAATGAAGATGGAGTCAACCATCACCTCAGTTGCTGAAGGAACTGTCAAAGAGATCGTCTTGCAGGCAGGGGAAATCGTAGAACAGAATGATCTCGTGATTATAGTTGAGTAA
- a CDS encoding DUF2461 domain-containing protein: MQSKKILSFLKDLAANNDREWMQVHKVEYQEAKLAFEEIVEQLILGIQSFDSTIIGLKPKECIFRLHRDTRFSPDKTPYKLNFGVSISKGGKKAEDAGYYMHIQPNGESFVGGGRYMPSGEHLKKIRQEIDYNTDEYKGIIYDTQFTSAFGEVWGDKLVRAPKGYAIDHPEIELLRYKSYIAMHKLSDKEVQSENLIELAVDLFRKMKPFNDFLNRSTED, translated from the coding sequence ATGCAAAGCAAGAAGATTTTATCTTTCCTAAAAGACTTGGCTGCAAACAATGACAGGGAGTGGATGCAAGTCCATAAGGTTGAGTATCAGGAAGCAAAGTTAGCCTTCGAGGAAATTGTTGAACAACTAATCCTAGGTATTCAAAGCTTTGATAGTACCATTATAGGACTAAAGCCGAAGGAATGTATTTTTAGGTTGCATAGAGATACTCGTTTTAGCCCTGATAAAACACCCTATAAACTTAATTTTGGTGTGTCAATTTCGAAGGGTGGTAAAAAAGCTGAAGACGCAGGCTATTATATGCATATTCAGCCAAATGGTGAGTCATTTGTTGGTGGCGGAAGATATATGCCCTCCGGCGAGCATCTAAAGAAAATCCGTCAGGAAATTGACTATAATACGGATGAGTATAAAGGAATTATTTACGATACTCAATTTACAAGTGCTTTTGGTGAAGTTTGGGGTGATAAGTTGGTGAGAGCACCGAAGGGATATGCGATTGACCACCCTGAGATAGAACTGTTACGCTACAAGAGTTATATTGCCATGCATAAACTCTCGGACAAAGAAGTACAGTCTGAAAACTTGATAGAACTAGCGGTAGACTTGTTCAGAAAAATGAAACCGTTCAACGATTTTTTGAACCGATCAACTGAAGATTAG
- a CDS encoding aldo/keto reductase has product MDYRKLGNTDLEVSRIGIGTAALGRPGYINLGHGDDLNHEYDPVLMEKNMFDVLDIALSFGVKYFDTARSYGRGEEFLGKWLKDKVEGTELTVGSKWGYTYTADWKVTAIHHEVKDHSLEVLNRQWEETKDNLDGYIDLYQIHSATLDSGVLKNIEVLDRLWELKNEGVKIGLSVSGKNQPEIINEALNVKRAGKLLFDTVQATWNILETSASVMLEKASKAGMGVIIKEGVANGRLTDRNQESSFAGKKQVLQSLAEKHAVTIDAIAIAFVLAQPWCDVVLSGASNIDQFESNLKANGVQFSEEDLNELRRLVEEPKTYWNSRKELDWN; this is encoded by the coding sequence ATGGATTACAGAAAACTAGGAAACACAGACTTGGAAGTAAGCAGAATCGGAATAGGAACAGCGGCTTTAGGAAGGCCTGGATATATTAATTTAGGACATGGTGATGATTTGAACCATGAATATGATCCTGTCCTGATGGAAAAGAATATGTTCGATGTATTGGATATAGCCTTAAGTTTTGGGGTGAAGTATTTTGATACAGCTCGTTCATACGGTAGAGGAGAGGAATTTTTGGGCAAATGGCTAAAAGATAAAGTAGAGGGAACAGAGTTGACAGTTGGCTCTAAATGGGGTTACACTTATACTGCAGACTGGAAAGTAACGGCAATACATCATGAAGTAAAAGACCACTCGTTGGAGGTGCTAAACAGACAGTGGGAGGAAACAAAGGATAACCTTGATGGATACATTGACCTATACCAGATACACTCTGCTACATTGGACAGTGGTGTATTGAAAAATATTGAAGTGTTAGACCGCTTGTGGGAACTGAAAAACGAAGGTGTGAAAATTGGTTTGTCTGTCAGCGGTAAAAACCAACCTGAGATCATAAATGAGGCTTTGAATGTAAAAAGGGCTGGTAAACTATTGTTTGATACAGTTCAGGCTACTTGGAATATTCTAGAAACATCTGCATCTGTTATGCTTGAAAAAGCTTCAAAAGCTGGTATGGGTGTAATTATAAAAGAGGGTGTAGCTAATGGAAGATTGACTGATAGGAATCAGGAGTCCTCATTTGCAGGTAAAAAGCAGGTACTCCAAAGTCTTGCTGAAAAACACGCAGTCACTATTGATGCAATTGCAATCGCTTTTGTACTGGCTCAGCCTTGGTGTGATGTTGTATTAAGTGGCGCTTCTAATATCGATCAATTTGAAAGTAATCTAAAAGCCAATGGTGTTCAGTTTTCTGAAGAAGATTTGAATGAGTTGAGAAGGTTGGTAGAGGAACCAAAAACCTATTGGAACAGTAGAAAAGAATTGGATTGGAATTAA
- a CDS encoding TrkH family potassium uptake protein, producing the protein MNFDEQINKLIYDWEKHAMPVLRGVAGVNSLAAVALLIYRYGFFLTEEETADLFASFDLIFLIFGMVYLTRLLFQLDRWAFIKSTWLEGVLNLFIIIHGAVNYFFGVKLLLSLSLMFSDANPVLQYQHVLSCYLLLMVMTEVTKLSTHLSNLNIKPATTFIFSFLLLIGIGTSLLMLPASTVGPHSMKTLDALFTAVSASCVTGLAVVDTGQFFTFKGQLVILFLAQVGGIGIVSFATFFATFLSKGVGLKHQSIIQDFLSSEDLSSATQLLRRVIFLTLLIELVGTVGLFFSWSEELVFDSFGQKLFYSLFHSISAFCNAGFSLFPDGLNTSILSDDTTEFAISGMRIDIRRMYGLHMVVAALIIFGSMGFTTIEEVLSPSKIYDRVKKPWKDWRIGTKMALVSTALLLLLGTLAVFILEVDQLRHDKTIVEALITAFFQSVTTRTAGFNTMDFGSMKDSTIIIMMFLMFIGAAPGSTGGGIKCTTFYVLLLSAIGDIRGQKNIIIGRRAISPTVVRKAYSILMFATTYNVFAIFLLSITESGNTDIGILQIAFEQVSAFGTAGISMGITSDLSSWGKVIIIISMYIGRVGTLTLALALSSTVKTNSFRYPEEHVMIG; encoded by the coding sequence ATGAATTTTGATGAACAGATCAATAAGCTGATCTATGACTGGGAAAAGCACGCAATGCCTGTGTTGCGTGGTGTAGCGGGTGTCAATTCACTGGCTGCCGTCGCTTTATTGATTTACAGATATGGTTTTTTCTTGACTGAAGAAGAAACGGCGGATTTGTTTGCAAGCTTCGACTTGATCTTCCTGATTTTTGGTATGGTTTACCTGACACGGCTGCTTTTTCAGTTGGATCGGTGGGCTTTTATCAAAAGTACTTGGTTAGAAGGGGTACTTAACCTCTTTATTATTATTCATGGGGCAGTAAACTATTTCTTTGGGGTAAAGCTTCTTTTGAGCCTTAGTTTGATGTTCAGTGATGCGAATCCTGTACTTCAGTACCAACATGTGCTTTCCTGTTATTTGTTACTGATGGTGATGACGGAGGTAACCAAGCTCTCCACTCATCTATCCAACCTTAATATAAAGCCAGCTACTACATTTATTTTTAGTTTTTTACTATTGATCGGGATCGGTACCTCTTTATTGATGTTGCCAGCTTCCACTGTTGGTCCGCATAGTATGAAGACTTTGGATGCCCTGTTTACAGCCGTATCAGCCTCTTGTGTTACAGGGCTTGCCGTAGTGGATACAGGACAGTTCTTTACTTTCAAAGGACAGTTGGTGATCTTGTTTTTGGCTCAGGTTGGAGGGATAGGTATTGTTTCATTTGCGACGTTTTTTGCAACTTTTTTGTCAAAAGGAGTAGGACTGAAGCATCAGTCAATTATTCAGGATTTTTTGAGCAGCGAAGATTTGTCGTCCGCAACACAGCTGTTGCGTAGAGTCATCTTCCTGACGCTATTGATTGAACTGGTAGGTACTGTTGGTCTTTTCTTTTCTTGGAGTGAGGAACTGGTTTTTGACAGCTTTGGACAGAAGCTTTTTTACTCACTGTTTCATTCCATTTCTGCGTTTTGTAATGCTGGATTCAGTCTGTTTCCTGATGGCTTGAATACCTCGATTCTTTCTGATGATACTACTGAATTTGCTATCTCAGGTATGCGAATAGATATTCGAAGAATGTATGGTTTGCATATGGTGGTGGCAGCATTAATCATATTTGGTAGTATGGGTTTTACCACGATAGAGGAAGTACTTTCGCCCTCCAAGATTTATGATAGGGTAAAAAAGCCTTGGAAAGACTGGAGAATTGGAACCAAGATGGCATTGGTTTCTACTGCGTTGCTATTATTGTTGGGAACCTTGGCTGTCTTTATATTAGAAGTAGACCAACTCAGACATGACAAGACAATAGTTGAAGCTTTGATAACCGCCTTTTTCCAATCCGTAACAACCAGAACTGCGGGGTTCAATACAATGGACTTTGGCAGTATGAAAGACTCTACTATCATCATAATGATGTTTTTGATGTTTATTGGGGCTGCACCAGGCTCTACAGGAGGTGGTATTAAGTGTACAACCTTTTATGTGTTGCTTCTTTCTGCCATTGGGGATATTAGAGGACAAAAGAATATCATTATAGGGCGACGAGCCATTTCACCTACTGTCGTCAGGAAAGCTTACTCCATTTTGATGTTTGCAACAACGTATAACGTATTTGCCATTTTTCTGTTGAGTATTACAGAATCGGGAAATACGGATATCGGGATTTTACAGATTGCGTTTGAGCAGGTATCAGCATTCGGTACAGCGGGTATCAGTATGGGGATTACAAGTGACCTGTCAAGTTGGGGAAAAGTGATCATTATTATTTCTATGTACATTGGTAGGGTAGGTACATTAACGCTTGCACTCGCATTGAGCAGTACTGTGAAAACCAATTCATTCAGGTACCCTGAAGAGCATGTAATGATCGGTTAA